A single region of the Massilia sp. erpn genome encodes:
- a CDS encoding efflux RND transporter permease subunit, with product MNLSEPFVRRPIATVLLTIGLALAGIAAFFVLPVSPLPQVDYPSISVSANLPGASPDTMASSVATPLERRLGVIAGVNEMTSSSGNGSTRINLQFDLNRKIDSAAREVQAAINASRADLPATLRSNPTYRKANPSDAPVIILALTSPTRSPGQIYEAVSNIVQQKLAQVKGVGDVEIGGGSLPAVRVELLPYALNRYGVSMEDVRAAIQATNANRPKGAIESEGRRLQIYSAPSTASGGRSAADYRDLVIAWRDGAAIRLRDVAEVVDGAENKNTLGLYNGYPAVIVLVTRQPGANVIETVDGVRALLPQLQAQLPQDVKLQVASDSTNSIRSSLHEIEFTLLISIMLVVLVVSAFLRSARATIVPAVATIVSLLGTFGVMYLLGFSLNNLSLMALTVATGFVVDDAIVVLENTSRHIEAGMDRFKAALLGAREVGFTVLSISLSLVAVFIPLLFMGGQVGRLFREFAVTLSAAVLISLLISLTTTPMMCAWLLKPGQESKPAGAISRFFERIFDYVLKAYEHSLDWALSSVWLVMAILVFVVGLNVYLFSAAPKGFFPQQDTGQINGGIRADQSISFQAMQQKLRQLVGIIKRDPAVATVVGFTGGGRAGGGFMFVNLKPASERTQTGQQVIARLRPQLAKVTGVSLFLNTVQDLRMGGRQSNSTYQYTLKSDNRADLKNWAARLADAMKQQKALIDVDTDQADNGVETFVTIDKDTVARFGMTVRDVDNALYNAFGQRQVATIYDELNQYKVVMEAAPEYAQSPEALKDVHVAARAAATATASSNASANNTTALRDAATGSALSGAPSAMVPLTGIARFSESATPASVNHQDGELATTISFNLADGFSLSQAQEAVKQAEADIAMPNNVRGSFQGTARSAQESNKQQPLLILAAIVVIYIVLGILYESLVHPVTVLSTLPSAGVGAVLALLMFNMEFSIIALIGVFLLIGIVKKNAILIIDFALEAERARGLTSVQAVREACLLRFRPILMTTLAAALGALPLAIGFGEGSELRQPLGIAIIGGLIASQLLTLLTTPVVYILMDRLRTRGPNERHLSRTGGAQATAAPITP from the coding sequence ATGAACCTCTCCGAACCATTCGTCCGCCGCCCCATCGCCACGGTGCTGCTGACGATAGGGCTGGCGCTGGCGGGCATTGCCGCCTTCTTCGTGCTGCCGGTATCGCCGCTGCCCCAGGTTGACTATCCATCGATCTCGGTCAGCGCCAATCTGCCCGGCGCCAGCCCGGACACCATGGCCAGCAGCGTCGCCACGCCGCTGGAACGCCGGCTGGGCGTGATCGCGGGCGTCAACGAAATGACCTCGTCCTCCGGCAACGGTTCCACCCGCATCAACCTGCAGTTCGACTTGAACCGCAAGATCGATTCGGCGGCGCGCGAGGTGCAGGCGGCTATCAACGCCAGCCGCGCCGACCTGCCTGCCACCCTGCGCAGCAATCCCACCTACCGCAAGGCCAATCCTTCCGACGCGCCGGTCATCATTCTGGCGCTGACTTCTCCCACGCGCAGCCCTGGTCAGATTTACGAGGCGGTGTCGAATATCGTGCAGCAGAAGCTGGCGCAGGTGAAAGGCGTGGGCGATGTGGAAATCGGCGGCGGTTCGCTGCCCGCCGTGCGCGTCGAGCTGCTGCCCTACGCGCTGAACCGCTACGGCGTGTCGATGGAAGACGTGCGGGCTGCCATCCAGGCCACCAATGCCAACCGGCCCAAGGGCGCCATCGAGAGCGAAGGGAGGCGGCTGCAGATCTATTCCGCGCCCAGTACCGCCAGCGGCGGGCGCAGCGCCGCCGACTACCGCGATCTGGTGATCGCCTGGCGCGACGGCGCGGCCATCCGCCTGCGCGACGTGGCCGAGGTGGTGGATGGAGCCGAGAACAAAAATACCCTTGGCCTGTACAACGGCTATCCGGCCGTGATCGTGCTGGTGACGCGCCAGCCGGGCGCCAATGTGATCGAAACCGTGGACGGCGTGCGTGCCTTGCTGCCGCAGCTGCAGGCCCAGTTGCCGCAGGACGTGAAGCTGCAAGTGGCTTCCGACAGCACCAACTCCATCCGCTCCTCGCTGCACGAGATCGAATTCACCCTGCTGATCTCCATCATGCTGGTGGTGCTGGTGGTCAGTGCCTTCCTGCGCAGCGCACGCGCCACCATTGTGCCTGCGGTGGCGACCATCGTTTCGCTGCTGGGAACTTTCGGCGTGATGTATCTGCTGGGATTCAGCCTGAATAATCTGAGCCTGATGGCGCTGACGGTGGCGACCGGTTTCGTGGTTGATGACGCTATTGTGGTGCTGGAAAATACCTCGCGCCATATCGAAGCGGGGATGGACCGCTTCAAGGCGGCCCTGCTGGGTGCGCGCGAGGTGGGCTTCACCGTGCTGTCCATCAGCCTGTCGCTGGTGGCCGTGTTCATCCCGCTGCTCTTCATGGGCGGGCAGGTGGGAAGGCTGTTCCGCGAATTTGCCGTCACGTTGTCGGCGGCGGTGCTGATCTCCCTGCTGATTTCCCTGACCACCACGCCCATGATGTGCGCCTGGCTGCTCAAGCCTGGGCAGGAAAGCAAGCCGGCCGGCGCGATCTCGCGCTTCTTCGAGCGGATATTCGACTATGTGCTCAAGGCTTACGAGCATTCGCTGGATTGGGCGCTGTCCAGTGTCTGGCTGGTGATGGCGATCCTGGTCTTCGTGGTAGGACTGAACGTATACCTGTTCTCGGCCGCGCCCAAAGGCTTTTTCCCGCAGCAGGATACGGGCCAGATCAATGGCGGCATCCGCGCCGACCAGAGCATCTCCTTCCAGGCCATGCAACAGAAGCTGCGCCAGCTGGTTGGCATTATCAAGCGCGACCCGGCGGTGGCGACGGTGGTGGGATTCACCGGCGGCGGCAGGGCAGGGGGCGGCTTCATGTTCGTCAACCTCAAACCTGCTTCGGAACGCACGCAAACCGGGCAGCAGGTGATTGCGCGCCTGCGGCCGCAACTGGCGAAGGTGACCGGCGTATCGCTCTTCCTCAACACGGTGCAGGATTTGCGCATGGGGGGGCGGCAAAGCAATTCCACCTACCAGTACACGCTGAAAAGCGACAACCGCGCCGACCTGAAAAACTGGGCCGCGCGCCTGGCCGATGCGATGAAGCAGCAGAAAGCCCTGATCGATGTGGATACCGACCAGGCGGACAACGGCGTCGAAACCTTCGTCACGATCGATAAGGATACCGTGGCGCGCTTCGGCATGACGGTGCGCGATGTGGACAATGCGCTGTACAACGCCTTTGGCCAGCGCCAGGTTGCCACTATTTACGATGAGCTGAACCAGTACAAGGTGGTGATGGAAGCCGCGCCAGAATATGCGCAAAGCCCGGAAGCGCTGAAGGATGTGCATGTGGCGGCGCGCGCGGCGGCCACCGCCACGGCCTCCAGCAACGCCAGCGCGAACAACACCACGGCCCTGCGCGACGCGGCCACCGGCTCGGCCCTGAGCGGCGCGCCCAGCGCCATGGTGCCATTGACGGGCATTGCGCGCTTTTCGGAAAGCGCCACGCCGGCCTCGGTCAACCATCAGGACGGCGAACTGGCCACCACCATCTCCTTCAACCTGGCCGACGGTTTCAGCCTGAGCCAGGCGCAGGAGGCGGTGAAGCAGGCCGAAGCCGATATCGCCATGCCGAACAATGTGCGCGGCAGCTTCCAGGGCACGGCGCGCAGCGCCCAGGAATCGAACAAGCAGCAGCCCTTGCTGATCCTGGCCGCGATTGTGGTGATCTACATCGTGCTGGGCATCCTGTACGAAAGCCTGGTGCATCCGGTGACGGTGCTGTCCACCTTGCCCTCGGCTGGCGTGGGCGCCGTGCTGGCGCTCCTGATGTTCAATATGGAGTTCTCCATCATCGCCTTGATCGGCGTTTTCCTGCTGATTGGCATCGTCAAGAAGAACGCCATCCTGATTATCGATTTCGCGCTGGAGGCGGAACGCGCGCGCGGCTTGACATCGGTGCAGGCTGTGCGCGAAGCCTGCCTGCTGCGCTTCCGCCCCATCCTGATGACGACCCTGGCCGCGGCCCTCGGCGCGCTGCCGCTGGCCATCGGCTTCGGCGAAGGCTCCGAACTGCGCCAGCCGCTTGGCATTGCCATCATCGGCGGCTTGATCGCCAGCCAGCTTCTGACCCTGCTGACCACACCCGTGGTCTATATCCTGATGGACCGCCTGCGCACGCGCGGCCCGAATGAACGGCATTTGAGCCGCACCGGCGGCGCGCAGGCAACTGCCGCGCCGATCACGCCATGA
- a CDS encoding efflux transporter outer membrane subunit produces the protein MKQTLRLLPLAASLLAGCAVGPAYQTPATPLPAHFKEAEGWQPAAPADALERGPWWTLFGDPVLNELAASVEVSNQNVAAAVARYAQARAIVAEQRAALFPTLNLTGSADRSGGEGAARTGNQYRASIGGSWEPDIWGRLRAGAGGAAASAQASAADLASARLSAQGELALNYIALRQSDYQIQLLDTTVAGYERVLDITRNRFAAGIAGHADVLQAETQLANARADRLGVQRQRAQLEHAIAVLLGKAPADFALAAAAPQLAVPEVPPGVPSTLLQRRPDIAAAERRVAAANAQIGIARSAYFPSLDLSASYGFGASKAAGLFNASNSLWSLGLSAAQTLFNAGATGARVDQAKAGHALAVAQYRQSVLAAMADVEDQLTATRVLAEQQELRRRASQAADQVEQQLLNRYRAGQVSYTEVVTAQVSALNARRALAQVQADRQTAAVALIQALGGGWRNSP, from the coding sequence ATGAAACAGACCTTGCGCCTGCTGCCGCTGGCCGCCTCCCTGCTGGCTGGTTGCGCTGTCGGCCCTGCGTATCAAACACCTGCCACACCATTGCCGGCCCACTTCAAGGAAGCGGAAGGCTGGCAGCCCGCCGCCCCGGCCGATGCGCTGGAGCGCGGCCCCTGGTGGACGCTGTTCGGCGATCCCGTGCTGAACGAGCTGGCCGCCAGCGTGGAAGTGTCGAACCAGAACGTGGCGGCGGCCGTGGCCCGCTATGCGCAGGCGCGGGCCATCGTGGCAGAGCAGCGCGCCGCGCTGTTCCCGACCTTGAACCTGACGGGCAGCGCCGACCGCTCCGGCGGCGAAGGCGCGGCGCGCACCGGCAACCAGTACCGCGCCAGCATCGGCGGCAGCTGGGAGCCGGACATCTGGGGACGCCTGCGTGCCGGGGCCGGCGGCGCGGCCGCCAGCGCCCAAGCCAGCGCCGCCGACCTTGCCTCGGCCCGCCTGTCGGCCCAGGGCGAACTGGCCCTCAACTATATTGCGTTGCGCCAGAGCGACTACCAGATACAGCTGCTGGACACCACGGTGGCCGGCTACGAACGCGTGCTGGACATCACGCGCAACCGTTTCGCGGCCGGCATCGCCGGCCATGCCGACGTCTTGCAGGCCGAAACCCAGCTGGCCAATGCCCGCGCCGACCGCCTTGGCGTGCAGCGCCAGCGCGCCCAGCTCGAACACGCCATCGCCGTTTTGCTGGGCAAGGCGCCGGCCGACTTCGCGCTGGCGGCCGCCGCGCCGCAACTGGCCGTGCCGGAGGTGCCGCCCGGCGTGCCATCCACGCTGCTGCAGCGCCGCCCCGACATTGCCGCCGCCGAACGGCGCGTGGCGGCGGCCAATGCGCAGATCGGCATTGCGCGCTCGGCCTATTTCCCCAGCCTGGACCTGAGCGCTTCCTATGGTTTTGGCGCCAGCAAGGCGGCGGGCCTGTTCAATGCATCCAACAGCCTGTGGTCATTGGGCCTGTCGGCCGCGCAGACCCTGTTCAATGCCGGCGCCACCGGCGCGCGCGTCGACCAGGCCAAGGCCGGACACGCTCTGGCCGTCGCCCAGTACCGGCAAAGCGTGCTGGCTGCCATGGCCGATGTCGAAGACCAGCTTACCGCCACCCGCGTGCTGGCCGAACAGCAGGAACTGCGCCGCCGCGCCTCGCAGGCGGCCGACCAGGTCGAGCAGCAGCTATTGAACCGCTACCGCGCCGGACAGGTCAGCTATACCGAAGTGGTCACGGCCCAGGTCAGCGCACTCAATGCGCGCCGCGCCCTGGCCCAGGTGCAGGCCGACCGCCAGACTGCCGCCGTGGCCCTGATCCAGGCCCTGGGCGGCGGCTGGCGCAACTCTCCATAA
- a CDS encoding chemotaxis protein CheB, which yields MSKNQAVDAGAGARPISIWSAGGTVPIVAIGASAGGLDSIIEFLAAVPQNSGMAFVVIQHLDPQRKCVLPELLQRATAMPVYQISDNMAIEPDCVYVIPPNMSLAFANGLLSLGPLSSLRGPRYPIDAFFRALATERRQLAAGIIFSGMGSDGTAGLRAIREAGGVTLAQPPESAKFDPMPRSAIDAGVVDITALPGDMPERLGNVWSVSPYVQQARVRGRPHALQELLELLQAHTGNNFSDYKMNTVMRRIDRRMKLQQSQSMEQYVLFLRENPTEIDLLFKELLIGVTSFFRDPKMWEHLKSVTLPAMVAANPDGCAFKAWVPACSTGEEAYSLAIVFDEVMESINPRGKYSLQIFATDLDPDAIDRARQGVFSRNIEESVSAERLCHYFIDDGVGFRIRKDLRNSIIFAQQNVISDPPFTKLDILSCRNLLIYFTHKLQEHLIPLFHYALKRDGFLLLGSADTPGNFTELFASVPGSGRVYQRLDAAVHRVSHYFPTKVVSANVPLSNEARTVSMTGNLQSQVEHLLLKKHSPAAVLLSKEGDILYIHGRTGTFLEPAAGKANWNIHAMARDGLRYHLAELLEQANVSGKQEALRGLMLKDSENRSLLVDVTAEKLPDSDAVEGMMLLTFHAIPAPAGKRHRGGSPNPHQVELEQQLAQARMEIHSVRDEMQTSREELKSANEELQSTNEELQSTNEELTTSKEEMQSLNEELYTVNAELQSKVDDLSMANSDMKNLLNSTDIAVIYLDNSLHIRRFTTQATQIYKLIPGDVNRPLGDIVTDLIYPELEDDAREVLRTLAFCEKQIATKDGRWFMVRVRPYRTLANVIDGLVATFVNITELKSLEARLEGPGGHNGETQ from the coding sequence ATGAGCAAGAATCAAGCAGTCGATGCCGGCGCGGGTGCGCGGCCTATCAGTATCTGGAGTGCAGGGGGAACCGTTCCTATCGTCGCCATAGGCGCCTCCGCAGGCGGACTTGATTCGATCATTGAGTTTCTGGCGGCGGTGCCGCAGAACAGCGGCATGGCTTTTGTCGTTATCCAGCATCTTGACCCGCAGCGCAAATGCGTGCTGCCCGAGCTGCTGCAGCGCGCGACGGCCATGCCCGTATATCAGATCAGCGACAATATGGCGATCGAACCGGATTGTGTATATGTGATTCCGCCCAATATGAGCCTGGCCTTTGCCAATGGCCTATTATCCCTGGGGCCGCTGTCCAGCCTGCGCGGACCGCGTTATCCCATCGACGCTTTCTTCCGCGCGTTGGCGACGGAGCGCCGCCAACTGGCCGCCGGTATCATTTTTTCCGGCATGGGTAGCGATGGTACGGCCGGCCTGCGCGCCATCCGCGAGGCGGGCGGCGTGACACTGGCCCAGCCGCCCGAATCGGCCAAATTCGACCCCATGCCGCGCAGCGCCATCGATGCCGGGGTGGTCGATATCACCGCCTTGCCCGGCGATATGCCGGAAAGACTGGGAAATGTCTGGTCGGTGTCGCCCTATGTGCAGCAGGCGCGCGTGCGCGGCCGGCCGCACGCTCTGCAAGAGCTGCTGGAACTGCTGCAAGCGCATACCGGCAATAACTTCAGCGACTACAAGATGAATACCGTCATGCGCCGCATCGACCGCCGCATGAAGCTGCAGCAAAGCCAGTCGATGGAGCAGTATGTGCTGTTCCTGCGCGAGAACCCGACTGAGATCGACCTGCTGTTCAAGGAGCTGCTGATCGGGGTGACCAGCTTCTTCCGCGACCCCAAGATGTGGGAGCATCTGAAGAGCGTCACGCTGCCGGCCATGGTCGCGGCCAATCCGGACGGCTGCGCCTTCAAGGCCTGGGTGCCGGCCTGTTCCACCGGTGAGGAGGCGTATTCCCTCGCCATCGTGTTCGACGAGGTGATGGAGTCGATCAACCCGCGCGGCAAATACTCGCTGCAGATTTTTGCCACCGACCTCGATCCGGACGCGATCGACCGCGCGCGCCAGGGTGTTTTCAGCCGCAATATCGAGGAAAGCGTCTCGGCCGAGCGCCTATGCCATTACTTTATTGACGATGGCGTCGGCTTCCGCATCCGCAAGGATCTGCGCAATTCCATCATTTTCGCGCAGCAGAATGTGATCTCCGATCCACCATTCACCAAACTGGATATTCTCAGCTGCCGCAACCTGCTGATATATTTCACCCATAAGCTGCAAGAGCACCTGATTCCGCTGTTCCATTACGCCCTCAAGCGCGATGGTTTCCTTCTGCTAGGCAGTGCCGATACACCGGGCAATTTCACGGAGCTGTTTGCCTCCGTGCCCGGTTCGGGACGCGTCTACCAGCGGCTGGATGCGGCGGTGCATCGGGTCAGCCATTATTTTCCGACCAAGGTGGTATCGGCCAATGTTCCATTGTCAAACGAAGCTAGGACAGTATCCATGACGGGCAATCTCCAGTCCCAAGTCGAGCATCTGCTGCTCAAAAAACACTCGCCTGCGGCTGTCCTGCTGAGCAAAGAAGGCGATATTCTGTATATTCACGGGCGCACCGGCACCTTCCTGGAGCCGGCGGCGGGCAAGGCCAACTGGAATATCCACGCCATGGCGCGCGACGGTTTGCGTTACCACCTGGCCGAATTGCTGGAGCAGGCCAACGTCAGTGGCAAGCAGGAGGCGCTGCGCGGCCTGATGCTGAAAGACAGCGAGAACCGCTCGCTGCTGGTCGATGTCACGGCCGAGAAGCTGCCCGACAGCGATGCGGTCGAAGGCATGATGCTGCTGACTTTCCACGCCATACCGGCGCCGGCGGGCAAGCGTCATCGCGGCGGTTCACCCAATCCGCATCAGGTGGAGCTGGAGCAGCAGCTGGCCCAGGCGCGCATGGAAATCCACTCTGTGCGCGACGAAATGCAGACCTCGCGCGAGGAGCTCAAGTCGGCCAACGAGGAACTGCAATCGACCAACGAGGAGCTGCAATCGACCAACGAGGAGCTGACCACCTCCAAGGAGGAAATGCAGTCCCTGAATGAGGAGCTGTACACCGTCAACGCGGAATTGCAGTCCAAGGTGGACGACCTGTCGATGGCCAACAGCGATATGAAAAATCTGCTGAACAGCACCGATATCGCCGTCATCTATCTCGACAACTCCCTGCACATCCGCCGCTTCACCACCCAGGCCACGCAGATCTACAAGCTGATTCCCGGCGATGTGAACCGGCCGCTGGGCGATATCGTGACCGACCTGATTTATCCGGAACTGGAAGACGATGCGCGCGAAGTGCTGCGCACCCTGGCTTTCTGCGAGAAGCAGATCGCCACCAAGGACGGACGCTGGTTCATGGTGCGGGTGCGGCCTTACCGCACCTTGGCCAATGTCATTGACGGTCTGGTTGCCACCTTCGTCAACATCACTGAGTTGAAGTCGCTGGAGGCGCGGTTGGAGGGGCCAGGCGGCCATAACGGGGAGACGCAGTAA
- a CDS encoding PAS domain S-box protein, whose amino-acid sequence MLKAWHEAQVSRIELELQAAALAEMHRQKEEVEQDLSRYTGLYEQAPACYLSLGRSGRIDGANRAAAALLRQQRAELIGLHFEEFLAPSSQPDWRGMMARLDREGRPSALEVQLLEELGGASRVRLEANYNARTGGCRIIVSDISDWHARETALQRAFSMLDSLDEGMVLTNADGHIVTVNPAFSQLTAYPAAAVLGRSLRFLRHRAPGAAFYADLWRNLVSRGSWQGEAWGQRADGGEFLAALSLKVMRDPDGRLANLLAVFSDITQRKRAELALRELHRELDARVRLRTSELAQANAHLRQLSAHLAEVKEAERKRIAREIHDELGQNLLALRIDISMLQARTGANHPRLRQRASLALENVDATIRSVRNIINELRPAVLDLGLHAALEWLVRDFAVRGQLDCRLLVAGDALLERIDAESGLVLFRIVQEALSNVLRHAAASHVRVELAEEGDTVLLLVEDNGAGMETSQRDKAGAFGLLGIAERVEAMGGALSIVSAPRDGCRLSVRLALPARA is encoded by the coding sequence ATGCTGAAAGCATGGCATGAGGCGCAGGTCAGCCGTATCGAGCTGGAGCTGCAGGCCGCCGCCCTGGCCGAGATGCACCGGCAAAAAGAAGAGGTGGAGCAGGATCTGAGCCGCTACACCGGGCTGTATGAGCAGGCGCCCGCCTGCTACCTGTCGCTCGGCCGTTCCGGCCGCATCGATGGCGCCAACCGCGCCGCCGCCGCCTTGCTGCGCCAGCAGCGGGCGGAGTTGATCGGCCTGCATTTCGAAGAATTCCTCGCCCCTTCTTCGCAGCCCGACTGGCGCGGGATGATGGCGCGCCTGGACCGCGAAGGCCGGCCGTCGGCGCTGGAGGTGCAGCTGCTGGAGGAACTGGGTGGCGCCAGCCGGGTGCGGCTGGAAGCCAATTACAATGCGCGCACGGGCGGCTGCCGCATCATCGTCAGCGATATCAGCGACTGGCATGCGCGCGAAACGGCCTTGCAGCGCGCCTTTTCCATGCTGGATAGCCTGGACGAGGGTATGGTGCTGACCAATGCCGATGGTCACATCGTCACCGTCAATCCCGCGTTCAGCCAGCTGACGGCCTATCCTGCCGCCGCCGTGCTGGGGCGCTCGCTGCGTTTTCTGCGCCACCGCGCGCCAGGCGCCGCTTTTTACGCGGACCTCTGGCGCAACCTGGTCAGCCGCGGCAGCTGGCAGGGCGAGGCCTGGGGCCAGCGCGCCGACGGCGGCGAGTTCCTGGCGGCGCTGTCGCTCAAGGTCATGCGCGACCCCGATGGCCGGCTGGCCAATCTGTTGGCCGTCTTCTCCGACATCACCCAGCGCAAACGCGCCGAACTGGCGCTGCGCGAGTTGCACCGCGAGCTCGATGCGCGCGTGCGGCTGCGCACCAGCGAGCTGGCCCAGGCCAATGCCCATCTGCGCCAGCTCAGCGCCCACCTGGCCGAAGTCAAGGAGGCCGAGCGCAAGCGCATCGCGCGCGAAATCCACGATGAGCTGGGACAGAATCTGCTGGCGCTGCGCATCGACATCTCCATGCTGCAGGCGCGCACCGGCGCCAACCATCCGCGTTTGCGGCAGCGCGCCAGCCTGGCACTGGAGAATGTGGACGCCACCATCCGCAGCGTGCGCAATATTATCAATGAGCTGCGTCCCGCTGTGCTGGATCTGGGCCTGCATGCTGCGCTGGAATGGCTGGTGCGCGATTTCGCCGTGCGCGGCCAGCTCGATTGCCGCCTGCTGGTTGCGGGCGACGCCCTGCTCGAGCGCATCGACGCCGAAAGCGGCCTGGTACTGTTCCGCATCGTGCAGGAAGCGCTGAGCAATGTGCTGCGTCATGCGGCGGCCAGCCATGTGCGGGTGGAACTGGCGGAGGAGGGCGACACCGTGCTGCTGCTGGTCGAGGACAATGGCGCGGGCATGGAAACCAGCCAGCGCGACAAAGCCGGCGCCTTCGGCCTGCTGGGCATTGCCGAACGGGTGGAGGCCATGGGCGGGGCGCTGAGCATCGTTTCCGCGCCGCGCGACGGCTGCCGCCTGAGCGTGCGCCTGGCGCTGCCGGCGCGCGCTTGA
- a CDS encoding S46 family peptidase, protein MYKLLVLPAALLGVFASAHADEGQWQPHQLPQLKSELKRIGIAIPAEKLADLSKHPMSAIVSLDGCSASFVSPEGLVVTNHHCAYGAIQRNSTAEKNYISNGFLAKTRAEELPAGPNSLVYVTDKVENVTERVLKGLDTLTGRARHEAVQDSIKKLIAECESDKIYRCSVPAFHRGAEYYRIRQMMIRDVRLVYAPSNMIGNYGGDVDNYEWPRHTGDYSFLRAYVGKDGRPADPSPDNVPYKSKDFLVVSAEGLKNGDPILLAGYPGRTSRYKLPSEIRYARDLSYPAMVAEYQADLDTIAAATKGNDANVVRYASVAKSINNRMKKTQGLLDGFARKDIAAIKDVQDAEFRSWYNKQANVSKTMLSELDAVIAADMALNDEEFAWNMATNSDLLKSARTLYRLALERQKPNEQRKTGYQERDLSFITARLTRLEQSLALPVDQARFAGGLQRYAKLAAKFHPQGLDVLLPAVDAVPVLYQNSKLGDTAQRLALLDKDAAAFTGSSDAFVQLAVKLHGVDESLENRRKEVDGNLERIIPQYMGAVIAWKKSQGKPVYPDANSTLRVTYGTVSPYSPRDGVTKGPFTTVEGIVEKHTGKEPFLAPQNLIDAVKAKRYGQFKDPVLGTVPVNFLTSADTTGGNSGSAVMNRNGELIGLNFDSTYESITKDWYFDRGITRAIHLDARYMLWVMKEVDHADNLLKEMTIKYPKR, encoded by the coding sequence TTGTATAAATTGCTCGTTCTCCCGGCCGCGCTGCTGGGCGTTTTCGCCTCCGCTCACGCCGACGAAGGCCAATGGCAACCGCACCAGCTGCCGCAACTGAAGTCCGAATTGAAGCGCATCGGCATCGCCATTCCAGCCGAAAAGCTGGCTGACCTGTCCAAGCATCCGATGAGCGCCATCGTCTCGCTGGACGGCTGCTCCGCCTCCTTCGTGTCGCCTGAAGGCCTGGTGGTCACCAATCACCACTGCGCTTATGGCGCCATCCAGCGCAATTCGACTGCCGAGAAGAACTACATCAGCAATGGCTTCCTGGCCAAGACCCGCGCCGAAGAACTGCCGGCCGGCCCCAACTCCCTGGTCTACGTCACCGACAAGGTCGAAAACGTGACCGAGCGCGTGCTCAAAGGCCTGGACACGCTGACCGGCCGCGCGCGCCATGAAGCCGTTCAGGACAGCATCAAGAAACTGATCGCCGAGTGCGAATCGGACAAGATCTACCGCTGCTCCGTGCCGGCCTTCCACCGCGGCGCCGAGTACTACCGCATCCGCCAGATGATGATCCGCGACGTGCGCCTGGTGTACGCGCCATCGAACATGATCGGCAATTACGGCGGCGACGTCGACAACTACGAATGGCCGCGCCATACCGGCGACTACTCCTTCCTGCGCGCTTACGTGGGCAAGGACGGCCGCCCGGCCGACCCGTCGCCGGACAACGTGCCGTATAAATCCAAGGACTTCCTGGTGGTTTCCGCCGAAGGCCTGAAAAACGGCGATCCGATCCTGCTGGCCGGCTATCCGGGCCGCACCAGCCGCTACAAGCTGCCGTCGGAAATCCGCTATGCGCGCGACCTGAGCTATCCGGCCATGGTGGCCGAATACCAGGCCGACCTGGACACCATCGCCGCCGCCACCAAGGGCAACGATGCGAACGTGGTGCGCTACGCCAGCGTGGCCAAGTCCATCAACAACCGCATGAAGAAGACCCAGGGCTTGCTGGACGGTTTTGCGCGCAAGGACATCGCTGCCATCAAGGATGTGCAGGATGCCGAGTTCCGCAGCTGGTACAACAAGCAGGCTAACGTGTCGAAGACCATGCTGTCCGAACTGGATGCCGTGATCGCCGCCGACATGGCCCTGAACGATGAGGAATTTGCCTGGAACATGGCGACCAACAGCGATCTGCTGAAGAGCGCCCGCACCCTGTACCGCCTGGCCCTGGAACGCCAAAAGCCGAACGAACAGCGCAAGACCGGCTACCAGGAGCGTGACCTGAGCTTCATCACGGCCCGCCTGACCCGTCTGGAACAATCGCTGGCGCTGCCGGTGGACCAGGCCCGCTTCGCCGGCGGCCTGCAACGTTACGCCAAGCTGGCAGCCAAGTTCCATCCGCAAGGACTGGATGTCCTGCTGCCAGCCGTGGATGCCGTGCCGGTCTTGTATCAGAACTCGAAACTGGGCGACACCGCCCAGCGCCTGGCCCTGCTCGACAAGGACGCCGCCGCCTTCACCGGTTCCAGCGACGCCTTCGTGCAGCTGGCCGTGAAACTGCATGGCGTTGATGAATCGCTGGAAAACCGCCGCAAGGAAGTGGACGGTAATCTGGAGCGCATCATTCCGCAATACATGGGCGCCGTGATCGCGTGGAAGAAGTCCCAGGGCAAGCCGGTCTACCCGGACGCCAACTCCACCCTGCGCGTGACCTATGGCACTGTGTCGCCGTATTCGCCGCGTGATGGCGTGACAAAAGGCCCATTCACCACGGTGGAGGGCATTGTCGAGAAGCACACCGGCAAGGAGCCGTTCCTCGCGCCGCAAAACCTGATCGATGCCGTCAAGGCCAAGCGCTACGGCCAGTTCAAGGATCCTGTCCTGGGCACGGTGCCAGTCAACTTCCTGACCAGTGCCGATACCACCGGCGGCAACTCCGGTTCGGCCGTAATGAACAGGAATGGCGAACTGATTGGCCTGAACTTCGACTCCACCTACGAGTCCATCACCAAGGACTGGTACTTTGACCGCGGCATTACCCGCGCCATCCACCTGGATGCACGCTATATGCTGTGGGTGATGAAGGAAGTCGACCATGCCGACAACCTGTTGAAAGAAATGACGATCAAGTATCCAAAGCGCTGA